DNA from Kryptolebias marmoratus isolate JLee-2015 linkage group LG15, ASM164957v2, whole genome shotgun sequence:
ATTCAATGGAATAACTTGAAACTGcctaaagtaataaaaaatctcatctcattcacacacacggATTCTGAATTTTATTCCTCTTCTTCTCAAACATTCTTCCACCCCCTCCCTACTCTAACTATAGATGTCTACGAAACAAGAAGAGGCTCAGATCTGATTTAATCCTACCTCCACCTTGAACCCATCTGTTACTCCTACTGCACATCTCACCACCGTCTGTTCTTGTTATGTCCTGCACCACCCTCACATCCTTCACCACACCTGGCCCCCTCATACAGAACCACAGATCCTCTCATTGCTTTCTGGAGATCCACAAAGGCACAATGCAGCTCCTTCTGACCTCTAAACTTCTCCATCAACTCTCAGAGCAGAAATCTGTAGCgaaaccatcctgctgctcactaATTGTCACCTCACTTTTTAACCTGCTTTAACACCTCTTTTCCACCATCTTCATGATATGACTCATCAACGTTATCCCTCTGTAGTTACTGCCACTCTGCACGACCCCTTGGTTCCTGAAAACTGGTACCAGTACACATCTTCCCTCCTCAGGAATCCTctctgacaaaataaagaatacaTTATGGATACACTGTCCTCTCTGCCAGAGGTCTCCATGTGTCCACAGGTCTGTGATCTGGAACAGCCCCTTTTCAACTCTTTATATCTACCCTCACTTCCTCCTCCATCAGTCCTCTCTCAGTGTCATTCAGTTGCATTCATCAGTTCTGGGGCAACTCACTCTTTCCATCACAGGCCACGATCTTCACTTTGTCCACCTTCACCATGTCCGTCACCTCCCTGAACTCCACGTCGTTCAGAACAAATGTCCACACGTTATCACAGAACCTATAGGTGTTCAGAGAGCCCTGCAGAAGAGAAACCAGAACCTGttcaacccagtgagatactggcctTTTTCTGACCTGGTTCTaaccaaattgttttttttaaactctggttCTGTGCATTTTCATGTACAACAGGTCTGGATTAGAAAGCTGACAAAGTACAGATTACATTATGTGTACAATTGTTAGTAAGGTTGTAATGTTGAGGAATAATTTTACGAGAGAACAAAGTGCCGTCGGTTAGGGCTGCGCAATATTAGAAAAACCTGCAATGTGCAAAATCATTGTTCAACATCATCaaccttgacccatgaggtgtccagctgtgcagtttgacattcttaaattacacagctgcagagttagagaacAAGATCACCTGCGACCTTAATCTTTGACCAGCTCACAACCAAAATTTAATTACTTGTTCcctgtaccatgtttgatgtttcctaaaAGATTCATGAAAATATGTTcatttgagtaatcttgtgcacagacagaaagacaatcAGTCAGATCAAAACACTGATCCAATACCTGTGCATACATGgggataaaatatttaaacctgAACAATATGACTGTCAGTAACTTTATAACTTTCAGACCTGAATTGCgcttaaacagatttatttctgaaacaaaaatctaaataaaccaGTCAAATTATTGACATAATTTCTGTTATCCACATAATGTTAGTAAGATGTTAGaagagttttagtttaattcatttctaaaaaaaaaaaaagatcactgTGGAAATGAAAATGATCAGGAACTCCAATGAGACCATTTGGAAAGGAGGATGATTTGCTCTGCACTCAGAATGCTGACTCATGTTACTAAAAGCAGGTGCACTCACCTTGAAGTTGACTCTGTTGCGGACGCGGTTGGCGAGCGCAGTGTTGATGGCTTTGTCAAACTGAAGGAGGACCTGAAGAGCCAACTGAGGCGTGATCTGCTGAGTCTGAACACATAGAGTCAACATGTGACATCTTCATCACAACATAACCTTCTTACACCCCAGAGGTGTTACAGATGTTATATTATCAGACTGATGCTCACAAAACCAGGAACCTCCTGACGCTCCTCAATAACTACTGTGAGGAAAAACTAACTGGTGTACCTCCAATCTGTCTGGTTGTTATGAAAATTGTGCGCTGATTTATAGTTGCTTGTCTCGATTTTgccaaatatacattttataatTAATAACTACAGACTATAATGTTTACTAGTTGCTAAAAGCAGACATTACaactaagcaaaaaaaaataatcaattggGCCTGTTCAGATACAATATCTTATCAATTTAGTGATCAAACATTACATCTTCGGATTTAAATTGTACATTGATTAACAGgtcaaaactcttaaaaaaaagaaaatttcacGCGTTAAAATAAAACcgaaaaatattgttcttttttaaaaaaataaagatctacTGTCTGATGGACTTCAGATGCTGATGGTTATATTCTTTATTATTCTCGCCCAATCATAACTGATATCATTTCAACAGAGCTGCTTTAAGTGAGTGGATTGATTTGAAGTCAACCTTACGAAAATTTCAAAGCATgttacatattaaaaaaatgaaatgaagttatttttgtctctgaaaAGGTACTCACTGAAGGACACCTAAAAATCCCTCAAACTGGCTTCAAATTCTAATCTAACTCCATTTTCTAAAACGTTTTCAGAGCATCATGCCCACTGACACAGAGGAACACTGGCACTGACTACTGAGGACACTGGGGGAGatttttggcagccatcttgagaaGACCTTTCGTATATCACTCTATACTGTTTACTTGTGGAAACCACACATTGTCAACACCTTTTGCGTTCTGTATGCTGTCATCAGTCCATAAGTGCtcagaaaaattattttacttaattaaatatttatcgAGCATAATGTAAATATAGAAGACAAGCGTATTCTGTAATGATGGAGGGTCTTCACCACACCATCCAGagtgtactctcaatggcaggGCAATCAGCTGAGACTGAACAATACTAGAGAAGCATGTGGGAGGAGGAGGCATCACATATTGATAATGCCTACAAAATCATCCAAGACAGGTACAGATATCAGATTTAAAGAATTGGACTGCACCAGGACCTGACATGATCAATACCTACTGACTAATCCTGCCTGTTTTAATTGCTTCTCCGCTCTTCAGCAGATCTTcaaattctgcagaagcctgtggatcactcagtcattcaaatcaggtgtgtcaaagcagagaaacaactaaaacacacaggatagtggccccccaggaccaggattggacaccactgagcTAATGAAACAGACTGCTCTCAAGGGCCACCTAGCAAGCACCAGCTACTTGTCAACAGAACTGTAGCTCGAGACTGTAATACCAGACATACAAACAACTTTAGAGGCTAATTCAAAGCCAACTGTACAAGTCAAcatcaaatgtggcatataccaaggtgatgctttgtccccactcctgttctgcatgggcctgcaccccctcagccagatgattgcaaagaATGGATATGGATACTGGTttcaaagtggaacagtcaacAAATGTCTCTCACTGgatgttttctaatttttttagatcattctctttaaaacctaaagatggttgtgtgtaaaaatcagCAATTTCTGAtatactcagaccagcctgtctggcaccaacaaccacaccaCACTCAAAGTTACTTAAGTCCTCTTTCTTCCCCATTTTGAACTTCGGCAAATCGTCTGGATTCCCTTACTGAGGTGATGCACTCATCCTGCTGGCAGATGTGTTACCCTTCATCTAAACGGTAAACTCCTCTTTTACTGCTCCTTATTACTTCCACTTAGGTAATGACCCAGCTGAATGAAAAGGAATGGATCCACTCTTGCCATAATGCAAACTTTTAATGTCAAAGTCTAAGAAAATGGCtcacttttattgctgtttaccaaagacatttgaaaaatgaattaattaCAACTTATCTGCTCAtccttttttgaaaataaaagaaaatacctCATCCTTTAACCTAATCctggtgttttaaaacaaaaaaataaataaccactTCCTCTTATTTAGCAATGCGGATTCTTGCAAAACACATACAACCCCTAACTAGTACTTCCTTTGAATTAAACTGAGAAGATCCATAAACTCTGAGCTTTTATATTGACTTTGGTCATTGAAAGATTGAAGCTTGACAAATTTGAGATGCTGCAGACTGGACCCGCTCTCCAtactgaggaggaaaaaaaaacctctacaGAGTTTGGATTTCCGGCGCTCTTATCAAAATACTTGCGTTGGAAATTGATTTTAACTCTCTAACAGGAGCTAAGATGTGCTAAAATATATTCACTGGTGGAACCCAAACGGGTTTTCTTTGACTTACAGAGTCtttagttcatttttctttaactctgaGTGGAGCCGAACCACTGCTAACAGGGAGCTAACAGGGAGCTAATGGGAATTAAAGCCGCCTCCGGCTCCGGCTCTGCGGTCATAGTCACCTGAATGAGCTCGTCCAGGCTCTCCTGAAGGCTGTTTCCCAAAGTGGTGTTCCTGTACAGCTGGTAGGCCATGACTCGAACTGATTTCACAgtagtaaacacaaacagacagcgATGTTGCtctatacacacacagacacacgcaaGAGGACTTCTTTTGTTAGTTATTACCGGTCAACAAATCAGCTATTAAGTGAAtttaccgccaccaactggacTGGAGTGAAACAACAGGTTggcaaaaatgaaagaaagaaagaacgaaAAATACGTTTTTCCCCCTtccaaaactttaaagaaatgtaccatacatgtttgtgtgtttttatataggCAATCAGAAAACACCGGTGAAGAAAATTATTCAGGCATTTGAGTTAATGTCAGAGAATTGCAAACTAGTATACAtctataaacaaaataaatgaaacacaaaacactgaagaGCTCCAAACAGTATTGATGCTGTGCTAAACAAAATAGTAATgcaataaatgttgttttgtatGATGTTACTGACTTCAATAATGTGTCAGTTTAATGCTGCCTGAACCCTTATGTAActagcagaaaaagaaaacacaaacagtctaactttataaaaataaataaaatcagtttatttgaaATTCATCTTTAATACTTTCACACTGTAGCACTGATGTAAACACACTAATGCATGTTTACATCTATGTGTGACAAAAATAGAGGGAACCTTACAGATTACAATGGGTTGAggttgttttgatcatttcttAAAGGGTTTTGTTAATATGTTAATATTGTTAGAGGTTAAATGAGATTAAGTTTCATTGTTCAAGTTTAAACCATAAATGCTCAAACGCATCAGAAAACATTGTGTTTAAATGCCCCCTTGAGTTCAGAAAACCTAATGGAGTCATATTTCCATGTATTACAGTGAGTTTCAGTACTTTGTAGCTTGATACTGTCATTGCCAAGATCTGTAATCGTTGATGAGCTTATTAGGTGTAACTGTCAAACTTACACATAAActtatacataaaaaagaaatgggaaaGGGTTGTTTGAACATTTCTAGGGGACACTGTTTAACTCTGTTGCCACAGCCACAAATTTTGTGTCTGTACATATGTCCAGATTTTGGTGCAGATTGGGTTAAATCTGTTAAAAGTACAACAATATTAGCAATATCAAATCACTGTATATTCAAAAACTTAAGGTTTTGTTGGTCGAACATCTGGACTGTTCTCAGATGGTCCTGTtgattcagcagcagctggaactTTTCCCTTTCAATcaatttgtttagtttcagtCAGAGAAGCTTCTTTGTCTTCCAGTCAAATAAACAACCTGAATTTCTATCTTTATTTTGGCGAGTaacttcctcttcctgctgtGAAAGTGAGagtataaaatgtatttcttctgctgaatgtttttgtgttctttgttttattcatttagataTTAGATTcaaatctgctgcttttctgtgaTTAAATCTGTTTGCCTGCACCTGATAAAATGAAACTCTAGATGGCAGCAGATTATCaaacctgaacatttctttctctgtacttcctgtttgttctgcagctttctgtCTGGCTGGGTTGTGTTTCCACTTCAGAAAcgtctgtttgttgttgttgtgtcatgtttttcttctgagaTCATTTATTTACCAGGACTGGGAACTCCAGGAATCAAGGACCTTGAGTGTGAAGTAAAACAGAGCTGGGAACAAAGAATTAACTTCAaattttacaacaaagaaaacaatcattagGTCAAAACAACCAGTTTAACGAGAAATTTACAGGAAATTAATCTGAAGATGTTAgatgttattaaaatataataaagaactgaaataaaataaatttattatagCTGAGATTCTGAGGAAATAGTTTAATTATaatgtaaaattgtttttaagtgtgaaagttcattgatttttttaatgatattttgaatttaaataaaatattaaaaaataataataaaccctGATGAATGTTAGTcatgttttttccccctaaaataacagtatttctttttttttatccaggaTTTGTTAccaatgtttttccttttttttttttctaaagccaATCGCTACCATTACATGAACATGCCCAGACAAGGAAAGTAATGAGTGCAATGGccaataaattacaaaataaatgtcattataGAGCTAGTAAATGAGTaaataggagagaaaaaaaagttacacatcAAGG
Protein-coding regions in this window:
- the gtf2a2 gene encoding transcription initiation factor IIA subunit 2, producing the protein MAYQLYRNTTLGNSLQESLDELIQTQQITPQLALQVLLQFDKAINTALANRVRNRVNFKGSLNTYRFCDNVWTFVLNDVEFREVTDMVKVDKVKIVACDGKNSGSNAAE